From Montipora foliosa isolate CH-2021 chromosome 6, ASM3666993v2, whole genome shotgun sequence, a single genomic window includes:
- the LOC138006560 gene encoding Golgi-associated plant pathogenesis-related protein 1-like produces the protein MQSYLIVLSFSISIAWQAAVTKATLPFKEQCVKWHNEFRARHQVGPVSWDPSLAKDAAKWATYLAANNLFQHERNINQGENLYRGSKKPTEPCTVATKLFYDEIKYYDFNKPGFSPKTGHFTQVVWKKSKRIGAAYATGNDGSVVVVIRYSPPGNYVGEAQFRNNVFPAKEEKQESGNQLSPLEENGGQTSCSCGIISLVIFAIITIRLCH, from the exons ATGCAGAGCTATCTCATTGTTCTTTCATTTTCTATAAGTATCGCATGGCAAGCAG CGGTAACGAAGGCGACTCTTCCTTTCAAAGAACAATGCGTGAAATGGCACAACGAATTTCGCGCACGACATCAG GTTGGTCCAGTGAGCTGGGATCCTTCACTTGCAAAAGACGCGGCGAAATGGGCCACGTACTTGGCGGCCAACAATCTGTTTCAACATGAGCGGAATATAAACCAAGGCGAAAACCTCTACAGAGGCTCAAAGAAACCTACAGAGCCTTGCACTGTAGCTACTAAACTTTTTTACGATGAAATCAAATATTACGACTTCAACAAACCTGGGTTTTCGCCGAAAACTGGACATTTCACTCAG gTTGTGTGGAAAAAGTCTAAACGGATAGGAGCAGCTTATGCGACTGGAAACGATGGCTCAGTTGTTGTAGTGATTCGGTATTCTCCTCCGGGCAACTACGTCGGAGAGGCCCAGTTCAGGAATAATGTTTTTCCGGCAAAGGAGGAAAAACAGGAGTCTGGGAATCAACTGTCACCGCTTGAGGAaaatggtggccaaacgagCTGTTCTTGTGGCATCATATCTCTTGTCATTTTCGCAATAATAACAATCAGGTTATGTCATTAA
- the LOC138006561 gene encoding homeobox protein HMX3-like, translating into MDAERCLHGYIFVPYCTEYCCQIEPQSIQQCQDFYPCSFPKQDSISAELSRSNRTYSPRFNDHEEANYRWLISAIEREPPPPCELSRHNIRSESDVPETLKEGYFDTQKKWKLRAICKGKRNRTIFTADQLERLEKEFQRQQYIVGAQRFYLASDLGLNETQVKVWFQNRRIKWRRQNLESATASLRESKFEPDENEGK; encoded by the exons ATGGACGCAGAACGTTGTCTACATGGCTACATTTTTGTGCCTTATTGCACGGAATATTGTTGCCAAATTGAACCGCAAAGCATTCAGCAATGCCAAGATTTTTATCCATGTTCATTCCCAAAGCAGGACTCGATTTCAGCCGAACTGAGCCGCTCAAACCGAACCTACTCGCCAAGGTTCAATGACCACGAGGAAGCCAACTATCGCTGGCTTATTTCTGCCATCGAGAGAGAGCCACCTCCACCTTGTGAATTAAGCCGCCATAATATCCGATCAGAAAGCGACGTACCAGAAACTCTCAAAG AAGGCTATTTTGACACACAGAAGAAGTGGAAGCTTCGAGCAATTTGCAAAGGAAAGCGAAACCGAACTATTTTCACAGCTGATCAGTTGGAAAGACTAGAAAAAGAATTTCAACGCCAGCAATACATTGTGGGAGCGCAGAGGTTTTACCTCGCCAGTGACCTGGGCCTCAATGAAACACAAGTTAAAGTGTGGTTCCAGAACCGAAGAATTAAGTGGAGACGACAGAACTTGGAATCTGCCACTGCAAGCTTGAGGGAGTCAAAATTTGAGCCAGATGAAAACGAAGGAAAATAA
- the LOC138006556 gene encoding myo-inositol 2-dehydrogenase-like isoform X1, with the protein MDALRECTKKQFPTETIKWAEIEASIKLLQVPNVTMNPQSPVGFVVIGFGRIGAIHATTLIRDSLARLRYIVDIEEDKARDFVALNFLDSKVVPPSALETVIDDSSVDAAVICTPTDFHEDLVLRCLKAGKAVFCEKPIAKTVEAIERCYNHAMKHNIPLFCGFNRRFDPTISHVADRVKSGDIGKIHVIKTTSRDFPMPSISYLKISGGIFHDCCVHDVDTICWILGESPHTVFCLAHAFHSEVDEINDVDTVVVVMKFPSGAMGQIDLSRHAVYGYDQRIEVFGAGGMVTSDNVPAFNSKILKTSGNSQASLKYSFSERYADSYMVEMGHFINVVRKKENLLVSKDDVLRSWHVVDAIKRSYCSGKPVTLT; encoded by the exons ATGGATGCATTGAGAGAATGCACAAAGAAACAGTTTCCTACCGAAACAATCAAATGGGCAGAAATTGAGGCTTCCATCAAATTATTGCAAGTGCCGAATG tcACAATGAACCCACAATCTCCAGTTGGATTTGTTGTAATTGGTTTTGGACGCATAGGAGCTATTCATGCTACTACTTTGATAAGAGATTCCCTAGCAAGGCTGCGATACATAGTAGATATTGAAGAAGACAAGGCAAGAGATTTTGTGGCATTGAATTTCCTTGACTCTAAGGTTGTCCCGCCATCAGCACTGGAAACAGTGATAGATGACTCAAGTGTTGATGCAGCAGTCATATGTACTCCAACCGACTTTCATGAGGATCTTGTCTTGCGCTGTTTGAAGGCAGGAAAGGCAGTGTTTTGTGAGAAACCGATAGCAAAGACTGTAGAGGCCATTG AGCGGTGTTACAACCATGCTATGAAACATAACATTCCGTTATTTTGTGGCTTCAATCGCCGATTTGATCCCACAATATCACATGTGGCCGACAGAGTGAAAAGTGGCGACATTGGAAAAATCCACGTTATCAAGACAACAAGCCGTGACTTCCCCATGCCCTCCATAAGTTATTTAAAGATTTCAGGGGGGATCTTTCATGACTGTTGTGTACATGATGTAGACACAATATGCTGGATCTTGGGTGAGTCACCCCATACAGTGTTCTGCCTTGCCCATGCCTTTCATTCGGAAGTGGACGAGATAAACGATGTGGATACAGTGGTGGTAGTCATGAAATTCCCCAGTGGTGCTATGGGGCAGATAGATTTGTCCCGCCATGCTGTCTATGGTTACGATCAACGCATTGAGGTGTTTGGGGCAGGTGGTATGGTAACTAGCGACAATGTCCCTGCTTTCAACTCCAAAATTTTGAAGACCAGCGGAAACTCACAAGCCTCTCTAAAGTATTCCTTCTCAGAAAGATATGCTGACAGCTATATGGTGGAAATGGGCCATTTCATTAATGTtgttagaaaaaaagaaaatttgcttGTTTCCAAAGATGACGTGCTTCGATCATGGCATGTTGTTGATGCCATTAAGCGATCATATTGTAGTGGAAAACCAGTGACTTTAACATAG
- the LOC138006558 gene encoding uncharacterized protein yields MSKHPVVVKTYGRHKYRTIKAQIWLSPDEPFLSPFGRDQSFPSKFEFDNSANTFQRNPSKWRNLSKKAQNSVVTSSSSQKEPSKPDDSSDFLDKENQCSHVGPPSDNVVVDRRPRRKRQNLFSNSTSLTQQQINDDAGFCNKNFDTGKSDIVLVNDSLENIQDIPSHTLQTRVHQQHPGHNLSDSGLNGQSLDANVLLQGFHSHPKEPQVIGNYSDKANGTPLTVETARFNSSCVTSTPAFTVNMVSAVPRTSCELKRSTNGKVVLEPLKITPIQGEKLVSHSCEKSVNNPESPYYLARRSDSDQKSKEQKSWRKASGGDSSVELKECVVKLEKLRITPLKKRSRYCIIEGMGVADSSIVSVGKSHLSFVEALTPAKKNLPDWKSDDEEKVELSAFDKVLLECDQEGPVKFANVLNSSLLKSCAKIGEGAYGEVFQVQYENGETVALKIIPVERNFEVNGTPQKSFEEILPEIVISKELSRLGIVGEDEGIKDNLSNSFITVHSVTCCQDKYPEHLLIEWDRWDEEHNSENDRPEIFPNDQYFIVFEFSDGGKDLERFEFHTLLEAWSVLHQISLGLAVAENALDFEHRDLHWGNVLICRTEDEFCESCLLGDKRKVPTHGVHVSLIDFTLSRLTKDGLTVFCNLAEDESLFTGKGDYQFDVYRLMKKATQNDWEVFEPHTNALWLHYLADKMLKKKKYPSKDKDVEFNFRRFLRQAKKCSSATQIVSEFFE; encoded by the exons ATGTCCAAGCATCCTGTGGTAGTCAAGACCTATGGAAGGCATAAGTACAGAACTATTAAGGCCCAAATATGGCTGTCGCCCGACGAACCTTTTCTTTCGCCGTTCGGCCGGGATCAAAGTTTTCCCTCCAAATTCGAATTCGACAATTCAGCCAATACTTTCCAGCGCAACCCGTCTAAGTG GAGAAATCTTTCCAAGAAGGCACAAAATTCAGTTGTTACGTCATCCAGTAGCCAAAAAGAACCGTCCAAGCCTGACGATTCATCTGATTTTCTTGATAAGGAAAACCAATGCTCACATGTAGGTCCACCAAGTGATAATGTGGTAGTGGACAGAAGACccagaagaaaaagacaaaatttaTTCAGTAATTCCACGTCACTAACACAGCAACAAATAAACGATGATGCTGGGTTTTGCAATAAAAACTTTGATACTGGCAAATCAGACATTGTTTTAGTCAATGATAGTTTAGAAAATATACAGGACATCCCCAGTCACACACTACAAACACGAGTACACCAGCAGCATCCTGGGCACAATTTGTCAGACAGTGGTTTAAATGGACAAAGCTTGGATGCAAATGTGCTCCTACAAGGCTTTCATTCGCATCCTAAAGAACCTCAAGTCATAGGTAATTACTCAGACAAGGCCAATGGAACTCCATTGACAGTGGAAACAGCAAGATTCAACTCTTCTTGTGTGACTTCAACTCCTGCATTTACGGTCAACATGGTTTCAGCTGTTCCTCGAACTTCATGTGAATTAAAAAGGTCTACAAATGGCAAAGTTGTTTTAGAGCCACTGAAAATCACGCCAATTCAGGGGGAAAAGCTTGTGTCTCATTCCTGTGAGAAATCTGTAAACAACCCAGAGTCCCCTTATTACTTAGCAAGGAGAAGTGATTCAGATCAAAAGTCTAAGGAACAGAAATCCTGGAGAAAAGCAAGTGGAGGTGATTCTTCTGTGGAGTTGAAAGAGTGTGTGGTTAAGCTTGAAAAGCTGAGGATAACACCCTTGAAAAAGAGAAGTAGATACTGCATTATAGAAGGGATGGGTGTTGCGGATAGTTCTATTGTTAGTGTAGGAAAATCACATCTCTCCTTTGTG GAAGCTCTTACTCCGGCAAAGAAGAATCTACCTGATTGGAAGTCTGATGACGAGGAAAAAGTAGAACTGAGTGCTTTTGATAAAGTTTTGTTGGAATGTGACCAAGAAGGGCCAGTCAAATTTGCGAATGTCCTCAATTCCAG TTTATTAAAAAGCTGTGCTAAAATTGGGGAGGGAGCTTATGGTGAAGTTTTTCAAGTACAATATGAAAATGGAGAAACCGTTGCACTCAAG ATAATTCCAGTTGAACGCAATTTTGAAGTCAATGGCACACCTCAGAAGTCTTTTGAGGAAATTCTTCCTGAAATTGTCATTTCCAA GGAGCTGAGCCGTCTTGGCATTGTGGGTGAAGAT GAAGGAATTAAAGACAACTTATCCAACAGCTTTATTACTGTGCACAG TGTCACATGCTGTCAGGACAAGTACCCAGAGCATCTTTTAATAGAGTGGGACAGATGGGATGAAGAGCACAATTCAGAGAATGACAGGCCAG AGATATTCCCAAATGACCAGTATTTCATTGTCTTTGAGTTTTCTGATGGTGGCAAAGACCTGGAAAGATTTGAGTTTCACACTCTGTTAGAGGCCTGGAGTGTTCTGCACCAGATCTCTCTTGGCCTTGCAGTGGCTGAGAATGCGCTTGACTTTGAACACCGTGATCTGCACTGGGGCAATGTCCTGATTTGTAGAACTGAGGATGAATTTTGTGAAAGCTGTTTGCTTGGAGACAAAAGGAAAGTGCCAACTCATGGTGTCCATGTTAGTTTGATAGACTTTACTCTTTCACGGTTAACAAAAG ATGGTCTTACTGTGTTTTGTAACTTGGCTGAAGATGAATCCCTGTTCACTGGTAAAGGAGATTACCAATTTGATGTGTACCGTTTGATGAAAAAAGCAACACA GAATGACTGGGAGGTATTTGAACCTCACACCAATGCTCTCTGGCTTCACTACCTTGCCGATAAAAtgttgaagaagaagaagtaccCAAGCAAAGATAAAGATGTAGAATTCAATTTCAGGAGGTTTCTGAGACAGGCAAAGAAGTGCTCCTCTGCAACTCAGATTGTCTCGGAATTTTTTGAATGA
- the LOC138006556 gene encoding myo-inositol 2-dehydrogenase-like isoform X2, translating into MNPQSPVGFVVIGFGRIGAIHATTLIRDSLARLRYIVDIEEDKARDFVALNFLDSKVVPPSALETVIDDSSVDAAVICTPTDFHEDLVLRCLKAGKAVFCEKPIAKTVEAIERCYNHAMKHNIPLFCGFNRRFDPTISHVADRVKSGDIGKIHVIKTTSRDFPMPSISYLKISGGIFHDCCVHDVDTICWILGESPHTVFCLAHAFHSEVDEINDVDTVVVVMKFPSGAMGQIDLSRHAVYGYDQRIEVFGAGGMVTSDNVPAFNSKILKTSGNSQASLKYSFSERYADSYMVEMGHFINVVRKKENLLVSKDDVLRSWHVVDAIKRSYCSGKPVTLT; encoded by the exons ATGAACCCACAATCTCCAGTTGGATTTGTTGTAATTGGTTTTGGACGCATAGGAGCTATTCATGCTACTACTTTGATAAGAGATTCCCTAGCAAGGCTGCGATACATAGTAGATATTGAAGAAGACAAGGCAAGAGATTTTGTGGCATTGAATTTCCTTGACTCTAAGGTTGTCCCGCCATCAGCACTGGAAACAGTGATAGATGACTCAAGTGTTGATGCAGCAGTCATATGTACTCCAACCGACTTTCATGAGGATCTTGTCTTGCGCTGTTTGAAGGCAGGAAAGGCAGTGTTTTGTGAGAAACCGATAGCAAAGACTGTAGAGGCCATTG AGCGGTGTTACAACCATGCTATGAAACATAACATTCCGTTATTTTGTGGCTTCAATCGCCGATTTGATCCCACAATATCACATGTGGCCGACAGAGTGAAAAGTGGCGACATTGGAAAAATCCACGTTATCAAGACAACAAGCCGTGACTTCCCCATGCCCTCCATAAGTTATTTAAAGATTTCAGGGGGGATCTTTCATGACTGTTGTGTACATGATGTAGACACAATATGCTGGATCTTGGGTGAGTCACCCCATACAGTGTTCTGCCTTGCCCATGCCTTTCATTCGGAAGTGGACGAGATAAACGATGTGGATACAGTGGTGGTAGTCATGAAATTCCCCAGTGGTGCTATGGGGCAGATAGATTTGTCCCGCCATGCTGTCTATGGTTACGATCAACGCATTGAGGTGTTTGGGGCAGGTGGTATGGTAACTAGCGACAATGTCCCTGCTTTCAACTCCAAAATTTTGAAGACCAGCGGAAACTCACAAGCCTCTCTAAAGTATTCCTTCTCAGAAAGATATGCTGACAGCTATATGGTGGAAATGGGCCATTTCATTAATGTtgttagaaaaaaagaaaatttgcttGTTTCCAAAGATGACGTGCTTCGATCATGGCATGTTGTTGATGCCATTAAGCGATCATATTGTAGTGGAAAACCAGTGACTTTAACATAG